From one Acinonyx jubatus isolate Ajub_Pintada_27869175 chromosome B1, VMU_Ajub_asm_v1.0, whole genome shotgun sequence genomic stretch:
- the RNF122 gene encoding RING finger protein 122 isoform X1: MHPFQWCNGCFCGLGLVSTNKSCSMPPISFQDLPLNIYMVIFGTGIFVFMLSLIFCCYFISKLRNQAQSERYGYKEVVLKGDAKKLQLYGQTCAVCLEDFKGKDELGVLPCQHAFHRKCLVKWLEVRCVCPMCNKPIAGPSEATQSIGILLDELV; this comes from the exons GGTGTTTTTGTGGCCTGGGACTGGTTAGCACCAACAAGTCCTGCTCAATGCCACCCATCAGTTTCCAAGACCTTCCCCTCAACATCTACATGGTCATCTTTGGCACAGGCATCTTCGTCTTCATGCTCAGTCTCATCTTCTGCTGCTATTTTATCAG cAAACTCCGGAACCAGGCACAGAGTGAGCGATACGGCTATAAAGAG GTGGTGCTTAAAGGTGATGCCAAGAAGTTGCAGTTATATGGG CAGACCTGTGCAGTCTGTCTGGAAGACTTCAAGGGGAAGGACGAGCTAGGTGTGCTCCCATGCCAACATGCCTTTCACCGGAA GTGTCTGGTGAAGTGGCTAGAAGTACGCTGTGTCTGCCCTATGTGTAACAAGCCCATTGCTGGGCCCTCAGAGGCCACTCAGAGCATTGGAATCCTATTGGACGAGCTGGTGTGA
- the RNF122 gene encoding RING finger protein 122 isoform X2, with protein sequence MPPISFQDLPLNIYMVIFGTGIFVFMLSLIFCCYFISKLRNQAQSERYGYKEVVLKGDAKKLQLYGQTCAVCLEDFKGKDELGVLPCQHAFHRKCLVKWLEVRCVCPMCNKPIAGPSEATQSIGILLDELV encoded by the exons ATGCCACCCATCAGTTTCCAAGACCTTCCCCTCAACATCTACATGGTCATCTTTGGCACAGGCATCTTCGTCTTCATGCTCAGTCTCATCTTCTGCTGCTATTTTATCAG cAAACTCCGGAACCAGGCACAGAGTGAGCGATACGGCTATAAAGAG GTGGTGCTTAAAGGTGATGCCAAGAAGTTGCAGTTATATGGG CAGACCTGTGCAGTCTGTCTGGAAGACTTCAAGGGGAAGGACGAGCTAGGTGTGCTCCCATGCCAACATGCCTTTCACCGGAA GTGTCTGGTGAAGTGGCTAGAAGTACGCTGTGTCTGCCCTATGTGTAACAAGCCCATTGCTGGGCCCTCAGAGGCCACTCAGAGCATTGGAATCCTATTGGACGAGCTGGTGTGA